Proteins encoded in a region of the Aptenodytes patagonicus chromosome Z, bAptPat1.pri.cur, whole genome shotgun sequence genome:
- the RAI14 gene encoding ankycorbin isoform X4, translating into MKSLKAKFRKSDTNEWNKNDDRLLQAVENGDPEKVASLLGKKGASATKQDSEGKTAFHLAATKGHAECLRIMVTHGADVTAQDGAGHSALHLAAKNSHPDCIKRLLQSKCPADSTDNSGKTALHYAAACGCLQAVQLLCEHKCPINIKDLDGNISLLLAVQNGHMEVCKYLLDHGADINTRDKNGRTALMMACEAGSLNMVEAFLRKGADVSLVDVFGQNVLHYSKLSENTGIQNLLSSKLSQDVDTKSPTKAKQLSDLSSPHSSTSTPMTGKGQAFFADQGCKEEFSFLHRDNKDRLSDSTTGADSLLDVSSEADQQDLLLLMQAKIASLTLHNKELQDKLQERTPKEVDSAVESYHSTQTEFEQTADRQNEFSAQELKSTLNAPQIQEKLASPSEVKTKYLQEDLKDVQRKLESSEAKRKHTEAQVQSRDPETDNLNSTDISENGSDLNLKFQETQNRYEEAAKEVLNVQRQMKLGLVSSESEETSADLSRLKVTCREVEMLKQELKRALEESERQKEKVRELQKKFEEREQNVASKLSVEECEEMKNSYCSVIDNINQEKALLIERYKEGQEEIKRLQDKLTNQTQLESSAEAGEMKDAMHRMIDELNRQLSELSQLYKEAQTELEDYRKRKTLDDIALDYIPRDEHEKLIQVTNSLKYKAENELSELKSQYTKVLDEAEELKQLLDAQKQNSLPITEHRQVMNALRNTVKEMEEEINELKGLLTNKESEVRNLQKELLEEKAAINEAMVPKATYEKLQSSLEGEVSVLSSKLKDVIQEKENVSLDAMQLRNEVLHLKEEKEGMHTLLEAKEREVTGLHQKYHQAQEDLLEMKRYSESSSKLEEDKDKKINEMSKEVSKLKEALNSLSQLSYSTSTPKRQSQQLEALQQQVKQLQNQLTETKKQHQEIVSVYRMHLLYAVQGQMDEDVQKVLKQILSMCKSQSQKK; encoded by the exons GGCACAGCGCTTTACATCTTGCAGCAAAGAATAGCCACCCTGATTGCATTAAGAGATTACTGCAg AGTAAATGTCCAGCAGACAGCACTGACAATTCTGGGAAAACAGCTTTACACTATGCAG ctgcctGTGGTTGTCTTCAGGCAGTTCAGCTTCTGTGTGAACACAAGTGTCCAATTAACATCAAAGATTTG GATGGGAACATATCTCTGCTGCTTGCAGTACAAAATGGTCACATGGAAGTCTGCAAATACCTTCTAGATCATGGAGCAGACATCAACACCAGGGATAAAAATGGAAG AACTGCTTTGATGATGGCTTGTGAAGCTGGTAGTCTTAACATGGTGGAAGCCTTCCTTAGGAAAGGTGCAGATGTCAGCTTAGTAGATGTCTTTGGACAGAATGTCCTGCATTACTCCAAGCTCTCCGAGAATACAGGGATCCAGAATCTCCTATCATCAAAGTTATCTCAGGATGTGG ATACAAAGTCaccaacaaaagcaaagcag CTTAGTGATTTGTCCTCTCCACACTCATCAACTTCAACTCCCATGACTGGAAAAGGGCAGGCTTTCTTTGCTGACCAAGGGTGCAAG GAAGAATTCAGCTTCTTGCATCGAGATAATAAAGACAGACTGAGTGACAGCACAACAG gtgCTGATAGTTTATTGGATGTGAGTTCTGAAGCTGACCAGCAAGATCTACTTCTGTTGATGCAAGCAAAAATTGCTTCTTTGACATTGCACAATAAGGAGCTGCAGGACAAATTACAG GAAAGAACACCTAAAGAAGTGGATTCAGCTGTAGAATCTTATCATTCAACACAAACAGAGTTTGAGCAAACAGCAGATAGACAAAATGAGTTCTCGGCTCAGGAGCTGAAGTCTACATTAAATGCCCCCCAAATTCAAGAAAAGTTGGCAAGCCCCAGCGAAGTAAAAACGAAGTACCTCCAGGAAGACTTAAAGGATGTGCAGAGGAAATTAGAGAGTTCTGAAGCCAAAAGAAAGCATACAGAAGCTCAGGTCCAGTCTAGAGACCCAGAAACAGATAATTTAAATAgcacagacatttcagaaaatggTTCTGATCTTAACCTGAAGTTCCAAGAAACTCAAAACAGGTATGAGGAAGCTGCGAAAGAGGTTTTGAATGTACAAAGGCAAATGAAGCTGGGTCTTGTTTCCTCTGAAAGTGAAGAAACCAGTGCTGATCTGAGTAGGTTGAAGGTTACATGCAGAGAAGTTGAAATGCTTAAGCAAGAATTGAAGAGAGCGTTGGAGGaaagtgaaagacaaaaagagaaagtgagagagCTACAGAAAAAGTTTGAAGAAAGAGAGCAGAATGTGGCAAGCAAATTGTCTGTGGAAGAGTgtgaagaaatgaagaattcATATTGTTCAGTTATTGATAACATCAATCAAGAGAAAGCATTGTTGATTGAGAGGTACAAAGAAGGGCAAGAGGAAATTAAAAGGCTACAGGACAAGCTGACAAATCAGACACAGTTGGAATCTAGTGCTGAAGCTGGAGAAATGAAAGATGCGATGCACAGAATGATAGATGAGCTCAACAGACAACTTAGCGAATTGTCTCAGTTGTACAAAGAAGCACAAACAGAGCTTGAAGACTATAGGAAGAGAAAAACTCTAGATGATATAGCTTTGGACTACATTCCTAGAGATGAACATGAGAAACTGATACAGGTAACAAATTCTTTGAAATACAAAGCAGAGAATGAGTTATCAGAACTAAAATCCCAGTACACAAAAGTATTAGATGAAGCAGAAGAACTAAAGCAACTGTTAGATGCCCAGAAACAAAACTCTCTGCCAATTACTGAACACCGTCAGGTGATGAATGCACTCAGAAATACTGtaaaggaaatggaagaagaaataaatgagcTCAAAGGACTGCTTACCAACAAGGAAAGCGAAGTAAGAAACCTACAGAAGGAAttactggaagaaaaagctgcaaTTAATGAAGCAATGGTACCCAAGGCTACATATGAAAAGCTCCAGTCATCACTAGAGGGTGAAGTTAGTGTTTTGTCATCCAAACTGAAGGATGTAatccaagagaaggaaaatgtgtcCTTAGATGCTATGCAACTGAGAAATGAAGTTTTGcacttgaaagaagagaaagaaggtatGCATACTCTGCTTGAAGCAAAGGAACGGGAGGTGACTGGTCTTCACCAAAAGTACCATCAAGCTCAAGAAGATCTTCTTGAAATGAAAAGATACTCTGAAAGCTCATCAAAACTAGAAGAGGATAAAGATAAAAAG ATCAATGAAATGTCCAAGGAAGTTAGCAAATTAAAAGAAGCATTGAACAGCCTTTCTCAGCTTTCCTACTCGACCAGTACCCCCAAAAGACAAAGCCAGCAGCTGGAGGCATTACAACAACAAGTGAAGCAGTTGCAAAACCAACTGACT gaaacaaagaaacaacatcAGGAAATTGTCTCAGTTTACAGGATGCATCTTCTCTATGCTGTGCAG GGTCAGATGGATGAAGATGTCCAGAAAGTGCTTAAACAAATTTTATCGATGTGTAAAAGCCAATcacagaaaaagtaa
- the RAI14 gene encoding ankycorbin isoform X3: MKSLKAKFRKSDTNEWNKNDDRLLQAVENGDPEKVASLLGKKGASATKQDSEGKTAFHLAATKGHAECLRIMVTHGADVTAQDGAGHSALHLAAKNSHPDCIKRLLQSKCPADSTDNSGKTALHYAAACGCLQAVQLLCEHKCPINIKDLDGNISLLLAVQNGHMEVCKYLLDHGADINTRDKNGRTALMMACEAGSLNMVEAFLRKGADVSLVDVFGQNVLHYSKLSENTGIQNLLSSKLSQDVDTKSPTKAKQLSDLSSPHSSTSTPMTGKGQAFFADQGCKQEEFSFLHRDNKDRLSDSTTGADSLLDVSSEADQQDLLLLMQAKIASLTLHNKELQDKLQERTPKEVDSAVESYHSTQTEFEQTADRQNEFSAQELKSTLNAPQIQEKLASPSEVKTKYLQEDLKDVQRKLESSEAKRKHTEAQVQSRDPETDNLNSTDISENGSDLNLKFQETQNRYEEAAKEVLNVQRQMKLGLVSSESEETSADLSRLKVTCREVEMLKQELKRALEESERQKEKVRELQKKFEEREQNVASKLSVEECEEMKNSYCSVIDNINQEKALLIERYKEGQEEIKRLQDKLTNQTQLESSAEAGEMKDAMHRMIDELNRQLSELSQLYKEAQTELEDYRKRKTLDDIALDYIPRDEHEKLIQVTNSLKYKAENELSELKSQYTKVLDEAEELKQLLDAQKQNSLPITEHRQVMNALRNTVKEMEEEINELKGLLTNKESEVRNLQKELLEEKAAINEAMVPKATYEKLQSSLEGEVSVLSSKLKDVIQEKENVSLDAMQLRNEVLHLKEEKEGMHTLLEAKEREVTGLHQKYHQAQEDLLEMKRYSESSSKLEEDKDKKINEMSKEVSKLKEALNSLSQLSYSTSTPKRQSQQLEALQQQVKQLQNQLTETKKQHQEIVSVYRMHLLYAVQGQMDEDVQKVLKQILSMCKSQSQKK; the protein is encoded by the exons GGCACAGCGCTTTACATCTTGCAGCAAAGAATAGCCACCCTGATTGCATTAAGAGATTACTGCAg AGTAAATGTCCAGCAGACAGCACTGACAATTCTGGGAAAACAGCTTTACACTATGCAG ctgcctGTGGTTGTCTTCAGGCAGTTCAGCTTCTGTGTGAACACAAGTGTCCAATTAACATCAAAGATTTG GATGGGAACATATCTCTGCTGCTTGCAGTACAAAATGGTCACATGGAAGTCTGCAAATACCTTCTAGATCATGGAGCAGACATCAACACCAGGGATAAAAATGGAAG AACTGCTTTGATGATGGCTTGTGAAGCTGGTAGTCTTAACATGGTGGAAGCCTTCCTTAGGAAAGGTGCAGATGTCAGCTTAGTAGATGTCTTTGGACAGAATGTCCTGCATTACTCCAAGCTCTCCGAGAATACAGGGATCCAGAATCTCCTATCATCAAAGTTATCTCAGGATGTGG ATACAAAGTCaccaacaaaagcaaagcag CTTAGTGATTTGTCCTCTCCACACTCATCAACTTCAACTCCCATGACTGGAAAAGGGCAGGCTTTCTTTGCTGACCAAGGGTGCAAG CAGGAAGAATTCAGCTTCTTGCATCGAGATAATAAAGACAGACTGAGTGACAGCACAACAG gtgCTGATAGTTTATTGGATGTGAGTTCTGAAGCTGACCAGCAAGATCTACTTCTGTTGATGCAAGCAAAAATTGCTTCTTTGACATTGCACAATAAGGAGCTGCAGGACAAATTACAG GAAAGAACACCTAAAGAAGTGGATTCAGCTGTAGAATCTTATCATTCAACACAAACAGAGTTTGAGCAAACAGCAGATAGACAAAATGAGTTCTCGGCTCAGGAGCTGAAGTCTACATTAAATGCCCCCCAAATTCAAGAAAAGTTGGCAAGCCCCAGCGAAGTAAAAACGAAGTACCTCCAGGAAGACTTAAAGGATGTGCAGAGGAAATTAGAGAGTTCTGAAGCCAAAAGAAAGCATACAGAAGCTCAGGTCCAGTCTAGAGACCCAGAAACAGATAATTTAAATAgcacagacatttcagaaaatggTTCTGATCTTAACCTGAAGTTCCAAGAAACTCAAAACAGGTATGAGGAAGCTGCGAAAGAGGTTTTGAATGTACAAAGGCAAATGAAGCTGGGTCTTGTTTCCTCTGAAAGTGAAGAAACCAGTGCTGATCTGAGTAGGTTGAAGGTTACATGCAGAGAAGTTGAAATGCTTAAGCAAGAATTGAAGAGAGCGTTGGAGGaaagtgaaagacaaaaagagaaagtgagagagCTACAGAAAAAGTTTGAAGAAAGAGAGCAGAATGTGGCAAGCAAATTGTCTGTGGAAGAGTgtgaagaaatgaagaattcATATTGTTCAGTTATTGATAACATCAATCAAGAGAAAGCATTGTTGATTGAGAGGTACAAAGAAGGGCAAGAGGAAATTAAAAGGCTACAGGACAAGCTGACAAATCAGACACAGTTGGAATCTAGTGCTGAAGCTGGAGAAATGAAAGATGCGATGCACAGAATGATAGATGAGCTCAACAGACAACTTAGCGAATTGTCTCAGTTGTACAAAGAAGCACAAACAGAGCTTGAAGACTATAGGAAGAGAAAAACTCTAGATGATATAGCTTTGGACTACATTCCTAGAGATGAACATGAGAAACTGATACAGGTAACAAATTCTTTGAAATACAAAGCAGAGAATGAGTTATCAGAACTAAAATCCCAGTACACAAAAGTATTAGATGAAGCAGAAGAACTAAAGCAACTGTTAGATGCCCAGAAACAAAACTCTCTGCCAATTACTGAACACCGTCAGGTGATGAATGCACTCAGAAATACTGtaaaggaaatggaagaagaaataaatgagcTCAAAGGACTGCTTACCAACAAGGAAAGCGAAGTAAGAAACCTACAGAAGGAAttactggaagaaaaagctgcaaTTAATGAAGCAATGGTACCCAAGGCTACATATGAAAAGCTCCAGTCATCACTAGAGGGTGAAGTTAGTGTTTTGTCATCCAAACTGAAGGATGTAatccaagagaaggaaaatgtgtcCTTAGATGCTATGCAACTGAGAAATGAAGTTTTGcacttgaaagaagagaaagaaggtatGCATACTCTGCTTGAAGCAAAGGAACGGGAGGTGACTGGTCTTCACCAAAAGTACCATCAAGCTCAAGAAGATCTTCTTGAAATGAAAAGATACTCTGAAAGCTCATCAAAACTAGAAGAGGATAAAGATAAAAAG ATCAATGAAATGTCCAAGGAAGTTAGCAAATTAAAAGAAGCATTGAACAGCCTTTCTCAGCTTTCCTACTCGACCAGTACCCCCAAAAGACAAAGCCAGCAGCTGGAGGCATTACAACAACAAGTGAAGCAGTTGCAAAACCAACTGACT gaaacaaagaaacaacatcAGGAAATTGTCTCAGTTTACAGGATGCATCTTCTCTATGCTGTGCAG GGTCAGATGGATGAAGATGTCCAGAAAGTGCTTAAACAAATTTTATCGATGTGTAAAAGCCAATcacagaaaaagtaa
- the RAI14 gene encoding ankycorbin isoform X2 has translation MKSLKAKFRKSDTNEWNKNDDRLLQAVENGDPEKVASLLGKKGASATKQDSEGKTAFHLAATKGHAECLRIMVTHGADVTAQDGAGHSALHLAAKNSHPDCIKRLLQSKCPADSTDNSGKTALHYAAACGCLQAVQLLCEHKCPINIKDLDGNISLLLAVQNGHMEVCKYLLDHGADINTRDKNGRTALMMACEAGSLNMVEAFLRKGADVSLVDVFGQNVLHYSKLSENTGIQNLLSSKLSQDVDTKSPTKAKQHDQGSKLSSERSGTPKKRKAPPPPISPIQLSDLSSPHSSTSTPMTGKGQAFFADQGCKEEFSFLHRDNKDRLSDSTTGADSLLDVSSEADQQDLLLLMQAKIASLTLHNKELQDKLQERTPKEVDSAVESYHSTQTEFEQTADRQNEFSAQELKSTLNAPQIQEKLASPSEVKTKYLQEDLKDVQRKLESSEAKRKHTEAQVQSRDPETDNLNSTDISENGSDLNLKFQETQNRYEEAAKEVLNVQRQMKLGLVSSESEETSADLSRLKVTCREVEMLKQELKRALEESERQKEKVRELQKKFEEREQNVASKLSVEECEEMKNSYCSVIDNINQEKALLIERYKEGQEEIKRLQDKLTNQTQLESSAEAGEMKDAMHRMIDELNRQLSELSQLYKEAQTELEDYRKRKTLDDIALDYIPRDEHEKLIQVTNSLKYKAENELSELKSQYTKVLDEAEELKQLLDAQKQNSLPITEHRQVMNALRNTVKEMEEEINELKGLLTNKESEVRNLQKELLEEKAAINEAMVPKATYEKLQSSLEGEVSVLSSKLKDVIQEKENVSLDAMQLRNEVLHLKEEKEGMHTLLEAKEREVTGLHQKYHQAQEDLLEMKRYSESSSKLEEDKDKKINEMSKEVSKLKEALNSLSQLSYSTSTPKRQSQQLEALQQQVKQLQNQLTETKKQHQEIVSVYRMHLLYAVQGQMDEDVQKVLKQILSMCKSQSQKK, from the exons GGCACAGCGCTTTACATCTTGCAGCAAAGAATAGCCACCCTGATTGCATTAAGAGATTACTGCAg AGTAAATGTCCAGCAGACAGCACTGACAATTCTGGGAAAACAGCTTTACACTATGCAG ctgcctGTGGTTGTCTTCAGGCAGTTCAGCTTCTGTGTGAACACAAGTGTCCAATTAACATCAAAGATTTG GATGGGAACATATCTCTGCTGCTTGCAGTACAAAATGGTCACATGGAAGTCTGCAAATACCTTCTAGATCATGGAGCAGACATCAACACCAGGGATAAAAATGGAAG AACTGCTTTGATGATGGCTTGTGAAGCTGGTAGTCTTAACATGGTGGAAGCCTTCCTTAGGAAAGGTGCAGATGTCAGCTTAGTAGATGTCTTTGGACAGAATGTCCTGCATTACTCCAAGCTCTCCGAGAATACAGGGATCCAGAATCTCCTATCATCAAAGTTATCTCAGGATGTGG ATACAAAGTCaccaacaaaagcaaagcag CATGATCAAGGCTCTAAATTAAGCTCAGAAAGAAGTGGAACTCCAAAAAAACGAAAAGCCCCACCTCCTCCTATCAGTCCTATTCAG CTTAGTGATTTGTCCTCTCCACACTCATCAACTTCAACTCCCATGACTGGAAAAGGGCAGGCTTTCTTTGCTGACCAAGGGTGCAAG GAAGAATTCAGCTTCTTGCATCGAGATAATAAAGACAGACTGAGTGACAGCACAACAG gtgCTGATAGTTTATTGGATGTGAGTTCTGAAGCTGACCAGCAAGATCTACTTCTGTTGATGCAAGCAAAAATTGCTTCTTTGACATTGCACAATAAGGAGCTGCAGGACAAATTACAG GAAAGAACACCTAAAGAAGTGGATTCAGCTGTAGAATCTTATCATTCAACACAAACAGAGTTTGAGCAAACAGCAGATAGACAAAATGAGTTCTCGGCTCAGGAGCTGAAGTCTACATTAAATGCCCCCCAAATTCAAGAAAAGTTGGCAAGCCCCAGCGAAGTAAAAACGAAGTACCTCCAGGAAGACTTAAAGGATGTGCAGAGGAAATTAGAGAGTTCTGAAGCCAAAAGAAAGCATACAGAAGCTCAGGTCCAGTCTAGAGACCCAGAAACAGATAATTTAAATAgcacagacatttcagaaaatggTTCTGATCTTAACCTGAAGTTCCAAGAAACTCAAAACAGGTATGAGGAAGCTGCGAAAGAGGTTTTGAATGTACAAAGGCAAATGAAGCTGGGTCTTGTTTCCTCTGAAAGTGAAGAAACCAGTGCTGATCTGAGTAGGTTGAAGGTTACATGCAGAGAAGTTGAAATGCTTAAGCAAGAATTGAAGAGAGCGTTGGAGGaaagtgaaagacaaaaagagaaagtgagagagCTACAGAAAAAGTTTGAAGAAAGAGAGCAGAATGTGGCAAGCAAATTGTCTGTGGAAGAGTgtgaagaaatgaagaattcATATTGTTCAGTTATTGATAACATCAATCAAGAGAAAGCATTGTTGATTGAGAGGTACAAAGAAGGGCAAGAGGAAATTAAAAGGCTACAGGACAAGCTGACAAATCAGACACAGTTGGAATCTAGTGCTGAAGCTGGAGAAATGAAAGATGCGATGCACAGAATGATAGATGAGCTCAACAGACAACTTAGCGAATTGTCTCAGTTGTACAAAGAAGCACAAACAGAGCTTGAAGACTATAGGAAGAGAAAAACTCTAGATGATATAGCTTTGGACTACATTCCTAGAGATGAACATGAGAAACTGATACAGGTAACAAATTCTTTGAAATACAAAGCAGAGAATGAGTTATCAGAACTAAAATCCCAGTACACAAAAGTATTAGATGAAGCAGAAGAACTAAAGCAACTGTTAGATGCCCAGAAACAAAACTCTCTGCCAATTACTGAACACCGTCAGGTGATGAATGCACTCAGAAATACTGtaaaggaaatggaagaagaaataaatgagcTCAAAGGACTGCTTACCAACAAGGAAAGCGAAGTAAGAAACCTACAGAAGGAAttactggaagaaaaagctgcaaTTAATGAAGCAATGGTACCCAAGGCTACATATGAAAAGCTCCAGTCATCACTAGAGGGTGAAGTTAGTGTTTTGTCATCCAAACTGAAGGATGTAatccaagagaaggaaaatgtgtcCTTAGATGCTATGCAACTGAGAAATGAAGTTTTGcacttgaaagaagagaaagaaggtatGCATACTCTGCTTGAAGCAAAGGAACGGGAGGTGACTGGTCTTCACCAAAAGTACCATCAAGCTCAAGAAGATCTTCTTGAAATGAAAAGATACTCTGAAAGCTCATCAAAACTAGAAGAGGATAAAGATAAAAAG ATCAATGAAATGTCCAAGGAAGTTAGCAAATTAAAAGAAGCATTGAACAGCCTTTCTCAGCTTTCCTACTCGACCAGTACCCCCAAAAGACAAAGCCAGCAGCTGGAGGCATTACAACAACAAGTGAAGCAGTTGCAAAACCAACTGACT gaaacaaagaaacaacatcAGGAAATTGTCTCAGTTTACAGGATGCATCTTCTCTATGCTGTGCAG GGTCAGATGGATGAAGATGTCCAGAAAGTGCTTAAACAAATTTTATCGATGTGTAAAAGCCAATcacagaaaaagtaa
- the RAI14 gene encoding ankycorbin isoform X1 — translation MKSLKAKFRKSDTNEWNKNDDRLLQAVENGDPEKVASLLGKKGASATKQDSEGKTAFHLAATKGHAECLRIMVTHGADVTAQDGAGHSALHLAAKNSHPDCIKRLLQSKCPADSTDNSGKTALHYAAACGCLQAVQLLCEHKCPINIKDLDGNISLLLAVQNGHMEVCKYLLDHGADINTRDKNGRTALMMACEAGSLNMVEAFLRKGADVSLVDVFGQNVLHYSKLSENTGIQNLLSSKLSQDVDTKSPTKAKQHDQGSKLSSERSGTPKKRKAPPPPISPIQLSDLSSPHSSTSTPMTGKGQAFFADQGCKQEEFSFLHRDNKDRLSDSTTGADSLLDVSSEADQQDLLLLMQAKIASLTLHNKELQDKLQERTPKEVDSAVESYHSTQTEFEQTADRQNEFSAQELKSTLNAPQIQEKLASPSEVKTKYLQEDLKDVQRKLESSEAKRKHTEAQVQSRDPETDNLNSTDISENGSDLNLKFQETQNRYEEAAKEVLNVQRQMKLGLVSSESEETSADLSRLKVTCREVEMLKQELKRALEESERQKEKVRELQKKFEEREQNVASKLSVEECEEMKNSYCSVIDNINQEKALLIERYKEGQEEIKRLQDKLTNQTQLESSAEAGEMKDAMHRMIDELNRQLSELSQLYKEAQTELEDYRKRKTLDDIALDYIPRDEHEKLIQVTNSLKYKAENELSELKSQYTKVLDEAEELKQLLDAQKQNSLPITEHRQVMNALRNTVKEMEEEINELKGLLTNKESEVRNLQKELLEEKAAINEAMVPKATYEKLQSSLEGEVSVLSSKLKDVIQEKENVSLDAMQLRNEVLHLKEEKEGMHTLLEAKEREVTGLHQKYHQAQEDLLEMKRYSESSSKLEEDKDKKINEMSKEVSKLKEALNSLSQLSYSTSTPKRQSQQLEALQQQVKQLQNQLTETKKQHQEIVSVYRMHLLYAVQGQMDEDVQKVLKQILSMCKSQSQKK, via the exons GGCACAGCGCTTTACATCTTGCAGCAAAGAATAGCCACCCTGATTGCATTAAGAGATTACTGCAg AGTAAATGTCCAGCAGACAGCACTGACAATTCTGGGAAAACAGCTTTACACTATGCAG ctgcctGTGGTTGTCTTCAGGCAGTTCAGCTTCTGTGTGAACACAAGTGTCCAATTAACATCAAAGATTTG GATGGGAACATATCTCTGCTGCTTGCAGTACAAAATGGTCACATGGAAGTCTGCAAATACCTTCTAGATCATGGAGCAGACATCAACACCAGGGATAAAAATGGAAG AACTGCTTTGATGATGGCTTGTGAAGCTGGTAGTCTTAACATGGTGGAAGCCTTCCTTAGGAAAGGTGCAGATGTCAGCTTAGTAGATGTCTTTGGACAGAATGTCCTGCATTACTCCAAGCTCTCCGAGAATACAGGGATCCAGAATCTCCTATCATCAAAGTTATCTCAGGATGTGG ATACAAAGTCaccaacaaaagcaaagcag CATGATCAAGGCTCTAAATTAAGCTCAGAAAGAAGTGGAACTCCAAAAAAACGAAAAGCCCCACCTCCTCCTATCAGTCCTATTCAG CTTAGTGATTTGTCCTCTCCACACTCATCAACTTCAACTCCCATGACTGGAAAAGGGCAGGCTTTCTTTGCTGACCAAGGGTGCAAG CAGGAAGAATTCAGCTTCTTGCATCGAGATAATAAAGACAGACTGAGTGACAGCACAACAG gtgCTGATAGTTTATTGGATGTGAGTTCTGAAGCTGACCAGCAAGATCTACTTCTGTTGATGCAAGCAAAAATTGCTTCTTTGACATTGCACAATAAGGAGCTGCAGGACAAATTACAG GAAAGAACACCTAAAGAAGTGGATTCAGCTGTAGAATCTTATCATTCAACACAAACAGAGTTTGAGCAAACAGCAGATAGACAAAATGAGTTCTCGGCTCAGGAGCTGAAGTCTACATTAAATGCCCCCCAAATTCAAGAAAAGTTGGCAAGCCCCAGCGAAGTAAAAACGAAGTACCTCCAGGAAGACTTAAAGGATGTGCAGAGGAAATTAGAGAGTTCTGAAGCCAAAAGAAAGCATACAGAAGCTCAGGTCCAGTCTAGAGACCCAGAAACAGATAATTTAAATAgcacagacatttcagaaaatggTTCTGATCTTAACCTGAAGTTCCAAGAAACTCAAAACAGGTATGAGGAAGCTGCGAAAGAGGTTTTGAATGTACAAAGGCAAATGAAGCTGGGTCTTGTTTCCTCTGAAAGTGAAGAAACCAGTGCTGATCTGAGTAGGTTGAAGGTTACATGCAGAGAAGTTGAAATGCTTAAGCAAGAATTGAAGAGAGCGTTGGAGGaaagtgaaagacaaaaagagaaagtgagagagCTACAGAAAAAGTTTGAAGAAAGAGAGCAGAATGTGGCAAGCAAATTGTCTGTGGAAGAGTgtgaagaaatgaagaattcATATTGTTCAGTTATTGATAACATCAATCAAGAGAAAGCATTGTTGATTGAGAGGTACAAAGAAGGGCAAGAGGAAATTAAAAGGCTACAGGACAAGCTGACAAATCAGACACAGTTGGAATCTAGTGCTGAAGCTGGAGAAATGAAAGATGCGATGCACAGAATGATAGATGAGCTCAACAGACAACTTAGCGAATTGTCTCAGTTGTACAAAGAAGCACAAACAGAGCTTGAAGACTATAGGAAGAGAAAAACTCTAGATGATATAGCTTTGGACTACATTCCTAGAGATGAACATGAGAAACTGATACAGGTAACAAATTCTTTGAAATACAAAGCAGAGAATGAGTTATCAGAACTAAAATCCCAGTACACAAAAGTATTAGATGAAGCAGAAGAACTAAAGCAACTGTTAGATGCCCAGAAACAAAACTCTCTGCCAATTACTGAACACCGTCAGGTGATGAATGCACTCAGAAATACTGtaaaggaaatggaagaagaaataaatgagcTCAAAGGACTGCTTACCAACAAGGAAAGCGAAGTAAGAAACCTACAGAAGGAAttactggaagaaaaagctgcaaTTAATGAAGCAATGGTACCCAAGGCTACATATGAAAAGCTCCAGTCATCACTAGAGGGTGAAGTTAGTGTTTTGTCATCCAAACTGAAGGATGTAatccaagagaaggaaaatgtgtcCTTAGATGCTATGCAACTGAGAAATGAAGTTTTGcacttgaaagaagagaaagaaggtatGCATACTCTGCTTGAAGCAAAGGAACGGGAGGTGACTGGTCTTCACCAAAAGTACCATCAAGCTCAAGAAGATCTTCTTGAAATGAAAAGATACTCTGAAAGCTCATCAAAACTAGAAGAGGATAAAGATAAAAAG ATCAATGAAATGTCCAAGGAAGTTAGCAAATTAAAAGAAGCATTGAACAGCCTTTCTCAGCTTTCCTACTCGACCAGTACCCCCAAAAGACAAAGCCAGCAGCTGGAGGCATTACAACAACAAGTGAAGCAGTTGCAAAACCAACTGACT gaaacaaagaaacaacatcAGGAAATTGTCTCAGTTTACAGGATGCATCTTCTCTATGCTGTGCAG GGTCAGATGGATGAAGATGTCCAGAAAGTGCTTAAACAAATTTTATCGATGTGTAAAAGCCAATcacagaaaaagtaa